The following are encoded together in the Xanthomonas vesicatoria ATCC 35937 genome:
- the sufB gene encoding Fe-S cluster assembly protein SufB translates to MATELAPPQNAEIIERLGRRYDAGFITEIESDSLPPGLDEDTIRALSAKKDEPQWMTDWRLEAYRHWLKMPMPEWAKLKIAPIDFQALSYYSAPKGPKYASLDEVPKELLDTYDKLGVPLHERARLAGVAVDAVFDSVSVGTTFRKELAEKGVIFCSMSEAIKEHPEIVKQYLGSVVPVGDNYFAALNSAVFSDGSFVFIPKGVRCPMELSTYFRINAGHTGQFERTLIVCEDKAYVSYLEGCTAPMRDENQLHAAVVELVTLEDAEIKYSTVQNWYPGDEEGRGGIYNFVTKRAECRGDRSKVTWTQVETGSAITWKYPSCVLLGDDSVGEFHSVALTHHRQQADTGTKMIHIGKRTKSKIVSKGISAGRGQNTYRGLVKVDRNADGARNYTQCDSLLIGKQCGAHTFPYIEVKNPGATVEHEATTSKISDDQLFYCRARGISQEDAVSLIVDGFCKQVFRELPMEFAVEAKKLLEVSLEGSVG, encoded by the coding sequence GCCGACGTTACGACGCCGGCTTCATCACCGAGATCGAATCCGATTCGCTCCCGCCTGGTCTGGACGAAGACACCATCCGTGCGTTGTCGGCCAAGAAAGACGAGCCACAGTGGATGACCGATTGGCGTCTTGAGGCCTATCGCCATTGGCTGAAAATGCCGATGCCGGAGTGGGCCAAGCTCAAGATCGCACCGATCGATTTCCAGGCATTGAGCTACTACTCCGCGCCCAAGGGCCCGAAGTACGCCTCGCTGGACGAGGTACCCAAGGAACTGCTGGACACCTACGACAAGCTTGGCGTGCCGTTGCACGAGCGCGCGCGGCTGGCCGGCGTTGCGGTGGATGCGGTGTTCGACTCGGTCTCGGTCGGCACCACGTTCCGCAAGGAACTCGCCGAAAAGGGCGTGATCTTCTGCTCGATGTCCGAGGCGATCAAGGAGCATCCGGAGATCGTCAAACAGTACCTGGGCAGCGTGGTGCCGGTGGGCGACAACTACTTCGCCGCGCTCAACTCGGCGGTGTTCTCCGACGGCAGCTTCGTGTTCATTCCCAAGGGCGTGCGTTGCCCGATGGAACTGAGCACCTATTTCCGCATCAATGCCGGCCACACCGGCCAGTTCGAGCGCACCTTGATCGTGTGCGAAGACAAGGCCTATGTGTCGTATCTGGAAGGCTGCACCGCACCGATGCGCGATGAGAACCAGCTGCACGCCGCGGTGGTGGAGCTGGTGACGCTGGAAGATGCCGAAATCAAGTACTCGACCGTGCAGAACTGGTACCCCGGCGACGAGGAAGGCCGCGGCGGCATCTACAACTTCGTCACCAAGCGTGCCGAATGCCGTGGCGACCGCAGCAAGGTGACCTGGACCCAGGTCGAAACCGGCTCGGCGATTACCTGGAAGTATCCGTCCTGCGTGCTGCTCGGCGACGACTCGGTAGGCGAGTTCCACTCGGTGGCACTCACCCATCATCGTCAGCAGGCCGATACCGGCACCAAGATGATCCACATCGGCAAGCGCACCAAGAGCAAGATCGTCAGCAAGGGCATTAGCGCCGGGCGCGGCCAGAACACCTATCGTGGCCTGGTCAAAGTGGATCGCAATGCCGATGGCGCACGCAATTACACCCAGTGCGACTCGCTGTTGATCGGCAAGCAATGCGGTGCGCATACCTTCCCCTATATCGAGGTGAAGAATCCAGGCGCCACCGTCGAGCATGAAGCCACCACCTCCAAGATCAGCGACGACCAGCTGTTCTACTGCCGCGCACGCGGCATCAGCCAGGAAGATGCGGTGTCGCTGATCGTTGACGGCTTCTGCAAGCAGGTGTTCCGCGAACTGCCGATGGAGTTCGCCGTGGAAGCCAAGAAGCTGCTGGAAGTCTCGCTGGAAGGCAGCGTCGGCTGA
- the sufC gene encoding Fe-S cluster assembly ATPase SufC: MLTITNLHASIAGKDILKGLSLDIQPGQVHALMGPNGAGKSTLGNVLAGRDGYAVSEGSVQFDGKDLLDLPPEERAAAGLFLAFQYPVEIPGVNNTYFLRAALNAQRKARGEEELDSMQFLKLVRQKLAVLHLKDELLHRGVNEGFSGGEKKRNEIFQLAVLEPKLAILDETDSGLDIDALKSVADGVNALRSPERSFLVITHYQRLLDYIKPDVVHVLSEGRIVQSGGPELALELEKHGYHFLKDRVVPEVAA, encoded by the coding sequence ATGCTAACGATCACCAACCTCCACGCCAGCATCGCCGGCAAAGACATCCTCAAAGGCCTGTCGCTGGACATCCAGCCCGGCCAGGTGCATGCCCTCATGGGGCCAAACGGCGCGGGCAAGTCCACGCTGGGTAACGTGCTGGCCGGGCGCGATGGCTATGCAGTCAGCGAAGGAAGCGTGCAGTTCGACGGCAAGGACCTGCTCGATCTGCCGCCGGAAGAACGCGCTGCCGCCGGCCTGTTCCTGGCGTTCCAGTACCCGGTGGAAATCCCCGGCGTCAACAACACCTATTTCCTGCGCGCGGCACTCAATGCGCAGCGCAAGGCGCGTGGCGAGGAAGAGCTGGACTCGATGCAGTTCCTCAAGCTGGTGCGGCAGAAGCTGGCCGTGCTGCACCTGAAGGACGAGCTGCTGCATCGCGGCGTCAACGAAGGCTTCTCAGGCGGTGAGAAGAAGCGCAACGAGATCTTCCAGCTGGCCGTGCTCGAGCCCAAGCTGGCCATCCTAGACGAAACCGACTCCGGCCTGGATATCGATGCGCTCAAGAGTGTGGCCGACGGCGTCAATGCGCTGCGCTCGCCGGAGCGCTCGTTCCTGGTGATCACCCACTATCAGCGCCTGCTCGACTACATCAAGCCGGACGTGGTGCATGTGCTGTCCGAAGGACGCATCGTGCAGAGCGGCGGTCCGGAGCTGGCGCTGGAGCTGGAAAAACACGGCTACCACTTTCTGAAGGATCGCGTGGTGCCCGAGGTTGCCGCCTGA
- the sufD gene encoding Fe-S cluster assembly protein SufD, which produces MSALLDSLARGFSGDDARRAELDAALQTGLPGPRAEAWKYTSLRQLERRSFQPAPLVPTLLDAAVLDDIPAPRLVFVNGRPSAALSDVSTLPDGVQLDTLSAALAAGDDARHLLGRRFDGSDAVFARLNAALADEGVLVRVHDGAQIALPLHIVFVGVAGEHDLSWHYRHLIELRAGAALNVVEHHLHVGDAAHLDNSVMHVHLGQDATLSHARVQADSVHATALLRTDAVLARNARYQRVDLELGAGLSRHELNVRLEGSNAQLTANGVLLGNGRRHVDTRLGIEHIARDTACELVWRGVGADRSRVVFHGGIHIRQGADGTDARLSNKNLLLSSNAEIDTQPVLVIDADEVQAAHGATVGQLDDNALFYLRSRGLPQAEAQRLLSAAFCHEPLRVLPAALSAVLALQLDRALNSAGVA; this is translated from the coding sequence ATGAGCGCCCTGCTCGACTCCCTGGCCCGCGGTTTCAGTGGCGACGACGCGCGCCGCGCCGAGCTTGACGCAGCGCTGCAGACCGGCCTGCCCGGCCCGCGCGCAGAAGCGTGGAAATACACCTCGCTGCGTCAGCTGGAACGGCGCAGCTTTCAGCCGGCGCCGCTGGTGCCGACGCTGCTCGATGCCGCCGTGCTGGACGACATCCCCGCGCCGCGGCTGGTGTTCGTCAACGGGCGCCCCTCCGCAGCGCTAAGCGATGTTTCGACCTTGCCGGACGGCGTGCAGCTAGACACCTTGTCTGCCGCACTGGCCGCAGGCGATGACGCACGGCACCTGCTCGGCCGCCGCTTCGACGGCAGCGATGCGGTTTTCGCCCGTCTCAATGCCGCGCTGGCCGACGAAGGCGTGCTGGTGCGCGTGCACGATGGCGCGCAGATCGCGCTGCCACTGCACATCGTCTTTGTCGGCGTGGCCGGCGAGCACGATCTGTCCTGGCATTACCGGCATCTGATCGAACTGCGGGCCGGTGCAGCGCTCAACGTCGTCGAGCATCATCTGCACGTCGGCGACGCGGCGCATCTGGACAACAGCGTGATGCATGTCCATCTGGGCCAGGACGCGACGCTTTCGCATGCACGCGTGCAGGCCGACAGCGTGCACGCCACCGCCCTGCTGCGCACCGATGCCGTACTGGCTCGGAATGCGCGCTACCAACGCGTGGATCTGGAACTGGGTGCCGGCCTGTCGCGGCACGAACTCAATGTGCGCCTGGAAGGCAGCAATGCCCAGCTCACCGCCAATGGCGTGTTGCTGGGCAATGGCCGCCGCCATGTCGACACTCGTCTGGGCATCGAACACATTGCCCGTGACACCGCCTGCGAGCTGGTCTGGCGCGGTGTCGGTGCCGACCGCAGCCGCGTGGTATTCCACGGCGGCATCCATATCCGCCAGGGCGCCGATGGCACCGACGCGCGGCTGTCCAACAAGAATCTGCTGCTCTCTTCCAATGCCGAAATCGATACGCAGCCGGTGCTGGTGATCGATGCCGACGAAGTGCAGGCGGCGCATGGCGCTACCGTGGGTCAGCTCGACGACAACGCCTTGTTCTATCTGCGCTCGCGCGGCTTGCCGCAAGCCGAGGCGCAGCGCCTGTTGAGCGCAGCGTTCTGCCACGAGCCACTGCGGGTGCTGCCGGCTGCGTTGAGCGCCGTGCTGGCCTTGCAGCTGGACCGTGCCCTGAATTCGGCGGGCGTGGCATGA
- a CDS encoding cysteine desulfurase has product MNAPAVTQSSTPDWERVRSDFPLLMRQVHGKPLIYFDNANTGQKPLQVIAATDEFYRRQNANVSRAVHALGSEATDAFEGARSKLARFLNVRADELVLCSGTTFAINLVAYSWALPRLGPGDVILITRMEHHANIVPWQLVAQRTGASVRVAEITPEGALDLEALRKAMTPDVKLLAITHVSNVLGTVNPVREICRDARKRGIVTMVDGSQAAPHRRIDVAAIGCDFYAITGHKMCGPTGTGALWARREHLQAMPPFLGGGEMIKEVSFEGTVYNDAPHKFEAGTPNIAGFIGLGAAVDYLESIGLEHVEAREADLLAHFTEELQRIDGLRIFGTTPDKAAVVSFLIDGAHSHDLATLLDLEGVAVRSGQHCAHPLLQFYGVAATCRASLAFYNTHDEIERFVAALVKVRQLLG; this is encoded by the coding sequence ATGAACGCGCCTGCCGTCACTCAGTCTAGTACCCCGGATTGGGAACGTGTCCGCTCGGATTTCCCGTTGCTGATGCGGCAGGTGCATGGCAAGCCGCTGATCTATTTCGACAACGCCAACACCGGGCAGAAGCCGCTGCAGGTGATCGCCGCGACCGACGAGTTCTATCGGCGTCAGAACGCCAACGTCAGCCGTGCGGTGCATGCGCTGGGCAGCGAAGCCACCGACGCATTCGAAGGCGCCCGCAGCAAGCTGGCGCGCTTTCTCAACGTGCGTGCCGACGAGCTGGTGCTGTGCAGCGGCACCACCTTTGCGATCAATCTGGTGGCGTATTCGTGGGCGTTGCCGCGCCTTGGGCCAGGCGATGTCATCCTGATCACGCGCATGGAGCACCACGCCAACATCGTGCCGTGGCAACTGGTGGCCCAGCGCACCGGTGCCAGCGTTCGCGTGGCCGAGATCACCCCCGAGGGCGCGCTGGATCTGGAGGCACTGCGCAAGGCGATGACGCCGGACGTCAAACTGCTGGCGATCACACATGTGTCCAACGTGCTGGGCACGGTCAACCCGGTGCGCGAGATCTGCCGCGATGCACGCAAGCGCGGCATCGTCACCATGGTGGACGGCTCGCAGGCCGCGCCGCATCGGCGCATCGACGTGGCCGCGATCGGCTGCGATTTCTACGCCATCACCGGCCACAAGATGTGCGGGCCCACCGGCACCGGCGCGCTGTGGGCACGCCGCGAGCATCTGCAGGCCATGCCGCCGTTCCTGGGCGGTGGCGAAATGATCAAGGAAGTCAGCTTCGAAGGCACCGTCTACAACGATGCCCCGCACAAGTTCGAAGCCGGCACGCCCAACATCGCCGGCTTCATTGGCCTGGGCGCCGCAGTGGATTATCTGGAATCGATCGGCCTGGAGCATGTGGAAGCGCGCGAGGCCGACCTGCTGGCGCACTTCACCGAAGAGCTGCAGCGGATCGACGGCCTGCGCATTTTCGGTACCACGCCCGACAAGGCCGCCGTGGTGTCGTTCCTGATCGATGGCGCGCATTCGCACGACCTGGCCACCCTGCTCGACCTCGAAGGCGTGGCAGTGCGCTCCGGCCAGCACTGCGCGCATCCGCTGCTGCAGTTTTACGGTGTTGCGGCAACCTGCCGCGCGTCGCTGGCGTTCTACAACACGCACGACGAGATCGAGCGCTTTGTTGCAGCGTTGGTGAAGGTGCGTCAGCTACTGGGCTGA
- a CDS encoding GNAT family N-acetyltransferase: MQTTTFRTATVDDIDALVLLVTSAYRGDSSRVGWTTEADILDGARIDPAVLRQDILRERSLVLLVEQDGRLLACAHIADDDGAGYFGMFAVDPSLQGSGLGKTLLAEGERIVATEWKLPVMRMTVIDVRNELIAFYERRGYRRTGIVKPFPYGDERFGVPLRQDLRFEVLEKPLDVSAP, encoded by the coding sequence ATGCAGACCACTACGTTCCGCACTGCCACTGTCGATGACATCGACGCCCTTGTCCTGCTGGTGACCTCGGCCTATCGCGGCGACAGCAGCCGCGTGGGGTGGACCACCGAGGCGGATATTCTCGATGGGGCGCGCATCGATCCGGCGGTGCTGCGTCAGGACATCCTGCGCGAGCGCAGCCTGGTGTTGCTGGTGGAACAGGACGGGCGCCTGTTGGCGTGCGCGCATATCGCCGACGACGACGGCGCGGGGTATTTCGGCATGTTCGCGGTGGACCCGTCCCTGCAGGGCAGCGGGCTCGGCAAGACGCTGCTGGCCGAAGGCGAGCGCATCGTGGCCACCGAGTGGAAACTGCCGGTGATGCGCATGACTGTCATCGATGTGCGCAACGAGCTCATCGCCTTCTACGAACGCCGTGGCTATCGCCGCACCGGTATCGTTAAACCCTTCCCGTATGGCGACGAACGCTTTGGCGTGCCGCTGCGGCAGGATCTGCGCTTCGAAGTGCTGGAAAAACCGCTGGACGTCTCTGCGCCATGA
- a CDS encoding non-heme iron oxygenase ferredoxin subunit, giving the protein MSETWTFVCASDALLPGELQTVWDEVTDAPIVVFNLDGTLYALEDRCSHEDYELSPGSFDPVAGTIECQLHSARFDVRDGRPLCAPAYTAVPKFPVKRKHDGIWTRDDR; this is encoded by the coding sequence ATGAGCGAAACCTGGACCTTCGTCTGCGCAAGCGACGCGCTGCTGCCCGGCGAACTGCAGACCGTGTGGGATGAAGTGACCGACGCGCCCATCGTGGTGTTCAACCTCGACGGCACGCTGTACGCGCTGGAAGACCGCTGCAGCCATGAAGACTACGAGCTGTCGCCCGGCAGCTTCGACCCGGTTGCCGGCACCATCGAATGCCAGCTGCACAGCGCGCGCTTCGACGTACGCGATGGCCGCCCGCTGTGCGCGCCCGCCTACACTGCCGTGCCCAAGTTCCCGGTCAAACGCAAACACGACGGCATCTGGACCCGCGACGACCGCTAG
- a CDS encoding TonB-dependent receptor encodes MTPRISPLTSAVLLTLSAPAFAQPGDAPAPPGAVDLDAIRVQQERAQKPSSPKYTEALRDTPQTITVVTKQTMDQQNLLSLRDVLSTLPGITFGAGEGGGGYGDSINLRGFTASSDITTDGVRDSAQYSRSDTFNLEAVELINGANSAMSGAGSVGGNINLVTKTAGQGDFTNVLIGGGSDRYGRLTVDSNYDFENGTAVRLNAMGHTQDVPGRDEEFRHRWGFAPSIAFGLGSDTRFTLSYLHQHDNNLPQYGVPFALSPFNDGPLPGVDRETYYGYRNVSRQEIDVDMLTGVLEMDFDDNVKLRSLARLQRVDQTTSATAPEGTWCLPNNTNAYTGRACVGQPPSTWNPNSGPRGLVRDTENFIAHSQTDLTATLHTGAIEHRVVAGVAFSKEDFELNSGSVFRNADGSTTGITYPLQTFDNPYNIWTGPQNYFRTGRSKGSLTNQAVYLFDTLQFNEQWMLNLGGRYEHNEGDSTTYTVNATGGVTGVTPGFPAGSKEDLFSYRAGLVFKPVDNASLYLSYANSKTPSKASVNGSCTPIATATAGANCNVAPESAVNIELGGKWDVLNERLALTAAVFRNERENYKVNSGDPLIPEQVLDGKARVDGIALGAAGYLTERWSVFANYTFLDSEVLQSVSNRTASLTGDPIAGRELVQTPRNAGNLWTTYALNQWTFGYGVNYQGSFYPNNTSTAVYHKTDAYWVHRAMVGLRVNDWLSLQLNVNNLFDKEYYTSIRNNLTVNAAGTVTAGSGWALPGDGRSAVLNATFSF; translated from the coding sequence ATGACTCCCAGGATTTCCCCGCTCACCTCGGCCGTGCTCTTGACCCTGTCCGCTCCCGCGTTCGCCCAGCCCGGCGATGCGCCGGCACCCCCGGGCGCGGTGGATCTGGATGCCATCCGGGTACAGCAGGAACGTGCGCAAAAGCCGTCCTCGCCCAAGTACACCGAAGCGCTGCGCGACACCCCGCAGACGATCACCGTGGTCACCAAGCAGACCATGGACCAGCAAAACCTGCTGTCGCTGCGCGACGTGCTGAGCACCTTGCCTGGCATCACCTTCGGCGCGGGCGAAGGCGGCGGCGGTTACGGCGACAGCATCAACCTGCGCGGCTTCACTGCCAGCAGCGACATCACCACCGATGGCGTGCGCGACAGCGCGCAGTACAGCCGCAGCGACACCTTCAACCTCGAGGCGGTGGAGCTGATCAACGGCGCCAACTCGGCCATGTCCGGCGCCGGCTCGGTGGGCGGCAACATCAACCTGGTGACCAAGACCGCCGGGCAAGGCGACTTCACCAACGTGCTGATCGGCGGCGGCAGCGACCGCTACGGACGCCTCACCGTCGACAGCAACTACGACTTCGAAAACGGCACCGCCGTGCGCTTGAACGCGATGGGTCACACGCAAGATGTGCCGGGCCGCGATGAAGAGTTCCGTCACCGCTGGGGCTTTGCGCCGTCGATCGCGTTTGGCCTGGGCTCGGACACGCGCTTCACGCTGAGCTACCTGCACCAGCACGACAACAATCTGCCGCAGTACGGCGTGCCGTTCGCGCTCAGCCCGTTCAACGACGGCCCGCTGCCGGGCGTGGACCGCGAAACCTATTACGGCTACCGCAATGTGTCGCGCCAGGAAATCGACGTGGACATGCTGACCGGCGTGCTGGAAATGGACTTCGACGACAACGTCAAGCTGCGCAGCCTGGCGCGGCTGCAGCGCGTGGACCAGACCACATCGGCTACCGCACCGGAAGGCACCTGGTGCCTGCCCAACAACACCAACGCCTACACCGGCCGTGCCTGCGTCGGCCAGCCGCCGTCCACCTGGAATCCCAATAGCGGCCCACGCGGGCTGGTGCGCGACACCGAGAACTTCATCGCGCATAGCCAGACCGACCTGACCGCCACCCTGCACACCGGCGCCATCGAGCACCGCGTGGTCGCCGGCGTGGCCTTCAGCAAGGAAGATTTCGAACTCAACAGCGGCAGTGTCTTCCGCAACGCCGACGGCTCCACCACCGGCATCACCTATCCGCTGCAGACCTTCGACAACCCGTACAACATCTGGACCGGCCCGCAGAATTATTTCCGCACCGGACGCAGCAAGGGCAGTCTGACCAATCAGGCGGTGTATCTGTTCGACACACTGCAGTTCAACGAGCAATGGATGCTCAACCTGGGCGGCCGTTACGAACACAACGAAGGCGACAGCACCACCTACACCGTCAATGCCACCGGCGGTGTGACCGGCGTGACTCCGGGCTTCCCGGCAGGCAGCAAGGAGGATTTGTTCTCCTACCGCGCCGGTCTGGTATTCAAGCCGGTCGACAACGCCAGCCTGTATCTGTCCTACGCCAACAGCAAGACCCCGTCCAAGGCATCGGTCAACGGCTCATGCACGCCGATCGCTACCGCCACGGCCGGCGCCAACTGCAATGTCGCGCCTGAAAGCGCGGTCAATATCGAACTCGGCGGCAAGTGGGACGTGTTGAACGAGCGTCTGGCTCTGACGGCGGCGGTCTTCCGCAATGAGCGCGAAAACTACAAGGTCAACAGCGGCGACCCGCTGATTCCCGAGCAGGTGCTCGACGGCAAGGCGCGCGTGGACGGCATCGCACTGGGCGCGGCCGGCTACCTCACCGAGCGCTGGTCGGTCTTCGCCAACTACACCTTCCTGGACAGCGAGGTGCTGCAGAGCGTCTCCAACCGCACCGCCAGCCTCACCGGCGACCCGATTGCCGGACGCGAACTGGTGCAGACCCCGCGCAATGCCGGCAATCTCTGGACCACTTATGCGCTCAACCAGTGGACGTTCGGTTACGGCGTCAATTACCAGGGTAGCTTCTACCCGAACAACACCTCGACCGCGGTCTACCACAAGACCGACGCGTACTGGGTACACCGTGCGATGGTCGGCCTGCGCGTCAATGACTGGCTCAGCCTGCAGTTGAACGTCAACAATCTGTTCGACAAGGAGTACTACACCAGCATCCGCAACAACCTCACCGTCAACGCCGCGGGTACCGTGACCGCTGGCAGTGGCTGGGCGTTGCCGGGCGATGGCCGCTCGGCGGTGTTGAACGCTACCTTCAGTTTCTAA
- a CDS encoding Fe2+-dependent dioxygenase — protein MLLPIPDVLTPAQFGELRARLDAADWADGRITAGHQSAQAKDNAQLPEDSAVAREASALVLEALSRSSTFFSAVLPRRIYPPLFNRYSGGQSFGYHVDNAVRYDRSRGGAEPVRTDVSGTLFLSDPDSYDGGELVIEDTYGTQSVKLPAGHLVIYPGTSLHKVMPVTRGTRVASFFWTQSMLRDDAQRRLLFELDVSIRRLTQDTPGHPSLIQLTGVYHNLLRQWADV, from the coding sequence ATGCTGCTGCCCATTCCCGATGTCTTGACGCCCGCGCAGTTCGGCGAGTTGCGCGCGCGGCTGGACGCGGCCGACTGGGCAGACGGCCGCATCACCGCCGGCCATCAATCCGCACAGGCCAAGGACAACGCGCAGTTACCCGAGGACAGCGCGGTTGCGCGCGAGGCCAGCGCCTTGGTGCTGGAGGCGCTCTCCCGCAGCAGCACGTTCTTTTCCGCCGTACTGCCGCGTCGAATCTATCCGCCGTTGTTCAATCGCTATAGCGGCGGGCAGTCGTTCGGGTATCACGTCGACAACGCGGTGCGTTACGACCGCAGCCGCGGTGGGGCCGAGCCGGTACGCACCGATGTGTCGGGCACGCTGTTTCTCAGCGACCCGGACAGTTACGACGGTGGTGAGCTGGTGATCGAAGACACCTACGGCACGCAGTCGGTGAAGCTGCCAGCCGGACATCTGGTGATCTACCCCGGCACCAGCCTGCATAAAGTGATGCCGGTGACGCGCGGCACGCGTGTCGCCTCGTTCTTCTGGACCCAAAGCATGCTGCGCGACGATGCGCAGCGCCGTCTGTTGTTCGAACTGGACGTGTCGATCCGTCGTTTGACCCAGGACACGCCCGGGCATCCGTCGTTGATCCAGCTCACCGGCGTGTATCACAACCTGCTGCGGCAGTGGGCCGATGTCTGA
- a CDS encoding tetratricopeptide repeat protein yields the protein MSEPAIDPALLIALLQTQPAQAVALLRKSAAGQDVTAQLLLAQLYAEGRGIAADPAKAMLWYEVAANAGHPEAMNQLGRCHELGFGTAINETLAALWYRRAAEHGLDWGIYNLAHLYASGRGVAQDHTHALTLYRTAAERGHAKSMNFVARYLDQGLACVADPLAARDWYRRAAEAGDFRGQASYATLLADEGRLDQAEHWMRRAIDGGHAGFLHQLTPVLANAPQPRLRALLSDVAARQSQLQPPVTADVA from the coding sequence ATGTCTGAGCCTGCGATTGACCCGGCCCTGCTGATTGCGCTGCTGCAGACCCAGCCCGCTCAGGCAGTGGCATTGCTGCGCAAGTCAGCCGCCGGGCAGGATGTGACTGCACAACTGTTGCTCGCGCAGCTGTATGCCGAAGGCCGCGGCATTGCCGCCGATCCGGCGAAGGCGATGCTCTGGTACGAGGTGGCTGCCAATGCAGGGCATCCGGAAGCGATGAACCAACTGGGCCGCTGTCACGAGCTGGGCTTTGGCACCGCCATCAACGAGACGCTGGCCGCGTTGTGGTATCGCCGCGCCGCCGAGCATGGCCTGGACTGGGGCATATACAACCTGGCGCATCTGTACGCCTCCGGCCGCGGCGTGGCGCAGGACCATACACACGCATTGACGCTGTACCGCACCGCGGCCGAACGTGGTCACGCCAAATCGATGAATTTTGTGGCGCGCTATCTTGATCAGGGTCTGGCCTGCGTCGCAGATCCGCTGGCGGCACGCGACTGGTATCGCCGCGCCGCAGAGGCGGGCGATTTTCGCGGACAGGCCAGCTATGCAACATTGCTCGCCGATGAAGGCAGGCTCGATCAGGCCGAGCACTGGATGCGCCGCGCCATCGACGGCGGGCATGCCGGCTTCCTGCATCAGCTCACGCCCGTGCTGGCCAACGCGCCGCAGCCGCGTCTGCGCGCCTTGCTCAGCGATGTGGCTGCGCGGCAGTCGCAGCTGCAACCGCCCGTTACCGCAGACGTGGCATAA
- a CDS encoding PepSY-associated TM helix domain-containing protein, giving the protein MPASNDTIATAQQRRGFWLRMLHQWHWISSALCLIGMLLFTVTGLTLNHAARIEASPSTEQRTLTLPPTLLKTLGTRQDANAPLPPRVAQWLGRELDISIGTRNGEWSSDEVYVALPRPGGDAWLSLDRSTGAVEYERTGRGAIAYLNDLHKGRNAGPAWGWFIDVFAIACLVFCITGLFLLHLHARQRSMTWPLVGLGLLIPLLLALLLIH; this is encoded by the coding sequence ATGCCCGCTTCCAACGACACCATCGCCACTGCACAGCAACGCCGCGGTTTCTGGCTGCGCATGTTGCATCAATGGCACTGGATCAGCTCGGCGTTGTGTTTGATCGGCATGCTGCTGTTTACGGTCACCGGGCTCACTCTCAATCACGCCGCGCGGATCGAAGCCAGCCCGTCCACCGAGCAACGCACGCTCACCCTTCCGCCTACGCTGCTGAAGACATTGGGCACACGCCAGGACGCCAACGCCCCGCTGCCGCCGCGCGTGGCGCAATGGCTGGGGCGCGAGCTCGATATCAGCATCGGCACGCGCAACGGCGAATGGTCGTCCGACGAGGTGTATGTTGCGCTGCCCCGACCCGGCGGCGACGCCTGGCTGAGCCTGGACCGCAGCACCGGCGCGGTCGAATACGAACGCACCGGGCGTGGTGCAATCGCCTATCTCAACGACCTGCACAAGGGCCGCAACGCCGGGCCGGCCTGGGGTTGGTTCATCGACGTGTTCGCCATCGCCTGCCTGGTGTTCTGCATCACCGGCCTGTTCCTGCTGCACCTGCATGCGCGTCAGCGCAGCATGACCTGGCCGCTGGTCGGCCTGGGCCTGCTGATTCCGCTGCTGCTTGCCTTGCTGTTGATCCACTGA
- a CDS encoding DUF2271 domain-containing protein — protein sequence MRATLTIALSGLLAMPAYAAMLDINVEIPKLNVAEYHRPYVAIWLEGADQKVAANLAVWYQSKDTAEGHGTKWLPDLRQWWRKSGRTLDVPVDGVTGPTRPAGAHALSFTDTKGALKSLPAGQYTLVVEAAREVGGRELVKVPFTWPATSAQSAKASGSSELGAVSLTAKP from the coding sequence ATGCGCGCCACCCTGACCATCGCTCTGAGCGGCCTGCTCGCCATGCCGGCGTATGCGGCCATGCTCGACATCAACGTCGAAATACCCAAGCTCAATGTCGCCGAATACCACCGCCCGTACGTGGCGATCTGGCTGGAAGGCGCAGACCAGAAGGTCGCCGCCAATCTGGCGGTCTGGTACCAATCCAAGGACACCGCCGAAGGCCACGGCACCAAGTGGTTGCCGGATCTGCGCCAGTGGTGGCGCAAGAGCGGGCGCACGCTGGACGTGCCGGTCGATGGCGTCACCGGACCGACCCGGCCGGCCGGCGCGCATGCGTTGTCGTTCACCGACACCAAGGGCGCGCTGAAGTCGCTGCCGGCTGGCCAGTACACGCTGGTGGTGGAAGCCGCGCGCGAAGTCGGTGGCCGCGAGTTGGTCAAGGTGCCTTTCACCTGGCCCGCGACGTCTGCGCAGTCTGCCAAGGCCAGCGGCAGCAGCGAACTGGGCGCAGTGAGCCTGACGGCCAAGCCCTGA